In Zhaonella formicivorans, one DNA window encodes the following:
- a CDS encoding Fe-S-containing protein: protein MVSRKKEEFLQGESKYKGPNRVVILLFVLVAVAGVATFVLLNQSSVTAVQRWEGGNYNIGKSRDYDGRTINMTTVANSVEDGKIKFPLEEVINKELVYTVYKNKDGRELPLVGTETPLLAYISPAGRLVTALAICEPCRSLSFHIEGNKLVCDTCGTRWLLNDLAGISGGCTLYPPEELPYQVEAGTVMIDESVILSWNPRE from the coding sequence ATGGTAAGCAGAAAAAAGGAAGAGTTCCTGCAAGGGGAAAGCAAGTATAAAGGTCCAAACAGGGTTGTTATTCTCTTGTTTGTTTTGGTAGCTGTTGCCGGTGTAGCTACTTTTGTATTGCTCAACCAATCTTCAGTTACCGCCGTTCAGCGTTGGGAAGGCGGAAATTACAATATCGGCAAAAGCCGGGATTACGATGGCAGAACTATCAATATGACTACCGTTGCTAACAGCGTTGAAGACGGCAAAATAAAGTTTCCTTTGGAAGAGGTAATTAACAAAGAACTGGTTTATACCGTTTACAAAAATAAAGATGGCAGGGAACTGCCTCTGGTGGGCACGGAGACGCCGCTTCTGGCATATATCAGCCCCGCCGGAAGACTGGTGACCGCTTTAGCTATTTGTGAACCGTGCCGTTCTTTGTCCTTCCACATTGAGGGCAATAAACTGGTCTGTGATACATGTGGCACCAGGTGGCTGTTAAACGATTTAGCCGGAATCTCCGGAGGGTGCACTCTCTACCCGCCGGAAGAATTACCATACCAGGTTGAAGCAGGTACGGTTATGATCGATGAAAGTGTAATCCTGTCGTGGAACCCCAGGGAGTAA
- a CDS encoding cytochrome c biogenesis protein: MEVRQSPWEKVLSILTFTLLLLSAYAIFWYAPMEKIMREVQKIFYVHVGVAWNSFLAFFVVFIASLFYLKTKEQSWDILASVSAEIGVLFITLVMITGPIWGRSSWNAWWTWEPKLTASLVLWFIYIAYLLIRYSVAEANKRATLSAVFGIIGFLDVPIVYVAVQLWGGYHPVLFGPSGGGLHPKMLQTLILTVFAFTALYFYLLQKGIALENLRLKVQAIKERLRKQFD; encoded by the coding sequence GTGGAAGTCAGGCAAAGCCCCTGGGAAAAGGTTCTGTCCATCTTGACGTTTACCTTGCTGCTTTTGTCAGCTTACGCTATTTTTTGGTATGCGCCCATGGAGAAAATAATGCGGGAAGTGCAAAAGATCTTCTACGTCCATGTGGGCGTGGCCTGGAATTCATTTTTGGCATTTTTTGTAGTTTTTATCGCCAGCCTTTTCTACCTGAAAACTAAAGAACAGAGCTGGGACATCCTGGCTTCCGTTTCTGCGGAAATTGGGGTGCTGTTTATCACCCTGGTGATGATCACCGGGCCAATCTGGGGGCGCTCTTCCTGGAATGCCTGGTGGACATGGGAGCCGAAACTGACAGCAAGCCTGGTTTTGTGGTTTATCTATATTGCTTACTTGCTAATCAGGTATTCCGTGGCTGAAGCCAACAAGCGGGCAACCCTGTCGGCGGTTTTTGGGATTATCGGCTTTTTGGATGTGCCTATAGTATATGTTGCAGTGCAGCTCTGGGGGGGTTACCACCCGGTGCTTTTCGGCCCCAGTGGCGGCGGTTTGCACCCCAAGATGCTGCAGACCTTGATTTTGACCGTTTTTGCTTTTACTGCTCTTTATTTTTACCTGCTGCAAAAGGGAATCGCCCTGGAAAATCTCAGGCTTAAAGTACAGGCGATTAAAGAGCGGCTGCGGAAACAATTCGATTAG
- a CDS encoding cytochrome c-type biogenesis protein, with amino-acid sequence MRSGRKILVLVITVMILLLGTTSAWAIDEQLFKKIEASLMCTDGCGMYLPTCDNDTAQKMRAEIRSQLEAGASEKEVYAYMISLYGPEVMAAPPKDNAFNISAWVLPFLLILAGGLVIYLVLDRWVFNNRRQTTVQAEAVEEVPVEYEGILNEEIKKYF; translated from the coding sequence ATGCGGTCAGGGCGTAAAATACTGGTCCTTGTTATCACCGTGATGATTTTGCTTTTGGGCACAACATCCGCCTGGGCGATCGACGAGCAACTTTTCAAAAAGATCGAAGCCAGTCTCATGTGTACCGACGGGTGCGGCATGTATTTGCCTACCTGTGACAACGACACAGCTCAAAAGATGCGGGCTGAGATCAGAAGCCAGCTGGAGGCAGGGGCTTCGGAAAAAGAGGTCTATGCTTACATGATCAGCCTCTATGGCCCGGAGGTTATGGCTGCCCCGCCTAAAGACAATGCTTTCAATATTTCCGCTTGGGTCCTGCCCTTCCTGCTCATCCTGGCAGGCGGGTTGGTGATTTACCTGGTTTTGGACAGGTGGGTATTTAATAACCGACGGCAAACAACCGTTCAGGCAGAAGCTGTGGAGGAAGTGCCTGTGGAGTATGAGGGAATCCTGAACGAGGAAATAAAAAAATACTTTTAG
- a CDS encoding M56 family metallopeptidase has protein sequence MPSLISFLHTLVVYTVVGTAVSFALSLAACAFFKIGKPAVKTKLFFLTLIVPLLAYLFHYFISPVLKLQHGATFFEPSNRVFAYLCSLGVLGSMYYLPLLLLIAFGLYRMGIYYWHCRKIAFQTLDLSAQAYRLPGKILSELANAAGVETPILKILKGTGYSCFTYGVFKPAIAISANLLDILSEEELQAVLSHELGHIAHRDSLLNWIAVALRDMSVYLPFTHLALRMLHAEQEFAADEFAINITRKPLIYSAALIKAWRKSKESSKAQIHPVPAFAAEARISDRVERVIRGETGGKQGDCYWLLLTIGIVTIAVLAYVC, from the coding sequence ATGCCTTCCCTTATCTCTTTTTTACATACATTAGTTGTTTACACAGTGGTGGGCACTGCGGTATCCTTTGCCTTGTCGCTGGCTGCCTGTGCCTTTTTTAAAATAGGCAAACCCGCGGTTAAAACGAAACTTTTCTTTTTAACTTTAATCGTTCCACTCCTTGCCTATTTATTTCATTATTTCATCTCACCTGTTTTAAAATTACAGCATGGAGCCACGTTTTTCGAACCTTCTAACAGGGTTTTTGCCTACCTGTGCAGTTTAGGCGTCCTTGGTTCAATGTATTATTTACCGCTCTTGCTTTTAATTGCTTTTGGACTGTACAGGATGGGAATTTATTATTGGCACTGCCGTAAAATTGCCTTTCAGACATTAGACCTCAGCGCCCAAGCTTACAGGTTGCCCGGAAAAATTTTATCGGAGCTGGCCAATGCAGCCGGTGTGGAAACGCCCATTTTAAAGATCTTAAAAGGGACTGGTTATAGCTGTTTTACCTATGGTGTTTTTAAACCTGCCATAGCTATCTCAGCTAATTTGCTGGACATTTTAAGCGAGGAGGAACTCCAAGCAGTACTCTCCCACGAATTGGGCCATATCGCCCACCGGGACAGCCTGCTAAACTGGATCGCTGTTGCCTTGAGGGACATGAGCGTTTATTTGCCTTTCACCCATTTGGCCCTGCGCATGCTCCATGCTGAACAGGAATTTGCTGCTGATGAATTTGCCATTAACATCACCCGGAAGCCTTTGATCTACAGCGCAGCATTGATTAAAGCCTGGCGCAAGAGCAAGGAAAGCAGTAAAGCCCAAATCCATCCTGTGCCAGCTTTTGCCGCGGAGGCCCGTATCTCCGACCGGGTGGAAAGAGTTATCAGGGGGGAAACAGGCGGCAAACAGGGAGACTGTTATTGGCTCCTATTAACCATTGGCATTGTAACTATTGCAGTATTGGCGTATGTGTGCTAG
- a CDS encoding ABC transporter permease, whose protein sequence is MRLTDVALANLKVRKVKMAFLLLGIVLSLGTIVSLYTLISSLQVQLQEQMEKMGVRFVITPAVETVSYAYNGIVVGDTTVSKQQTLPFETVEQIKDMDLPSLDVISPKLVIANQMNGTNVLLSGIQLEQELALKSWWEVKEGRLPEKKDELLLGSKSAMQTGLKTGDKLNFFGQDFLVSGILKESGQAEDRLVFVDLHTLQNLSGEQDFSFAELRFKVSQSGKEAEYLIDAYSQTLKKGLPGVRVARIKDETLARQAVIQQFARFASLVAIVVFIIGWLIMAITMMSSVNERSREIGILRAIGYRKSHVMQIIILEAGIISSLGGAAGYLTGFGIGAAILPFLSDTGSRVAWSPMVPLVVLAVSVLVGLTAAIYPAYRATRLDPVEALRQV, encoded by the coding sequence ATGCGGCTAACAGATGTAGCTCTGGCTAACTTGAAAGTGCGCAAGGTTAAAATGGCGTTTTTGCTTTTGGGAATTGTGCTGTCACTGGGTACTATTGTATCGCTCTATACTCTGATCAGCAGCCTGCAGGTGCAGCTGCAGGAGCAAATGGAAAAGATGGGAGTCAGGTTTGTAATTACACCAGCTGTAGAAACGGTTAGTTATGCATATAACGGCATTGTCGTGGGGGATACGACCGTATCCAAGCAGCAGACTTTACCTTTTGAAACTGTTGAACAAATTAAAGATATGGACCTTCCAAGTCTAGATGTTATTTCGCCCAAGCTTGTTATCGCCAACCAAATGAATGGAACAAATGTTTTATTGAGCGGCATTCAACTGGAACAAGAGCTGGCTTTAAAAAGCTGGTGGGAGGTTAAAGAAGGGAGGCTGCCGGAAAAAAAGGATGAACTCCTGCTGGGCTCTAAAAGTGCAATGCAGACCGGCCTAAAAACAGGGGATAAGCTCAACTTTTTCGGGCAGGATTTTCTGGTGTCAGGCATTCTGAAAGAGTCGGGACAGGCCGAAGACAGGCTGGTCTTTGTCGATTTGCATACCCTGCAGAACCTCAGCGGTGAACAGGACTTCAGTTTTGCCGAACTGCGTTTCAAAGTAAGTCAAAGCGGCAAAGAAGCCGAATACTTAATTGACGCATACAGCCAGACTCTTAAGAAAGGACTGCCGGGTGTGCGGGTAGCAAGGATCAAAGATGAAACCCTGGCCAGGCAGGCAGTTATTCAGCAATTTGCCCGCTTTGCTTCCCTGGTAGCTATAGTGGTATTTATAATCGGCTGGCTGATCATGGCTATTACCATGATGTCTTCAGTAAACGAGCGTTCTCGGGAAATTGGGATTCTCAGGGCTATCGGTTACCGAAAAAGCCATGTGATGCAGATAATTATATTGGAAGCAGGAATTATCAGCAGCCTGGGGGGTGCAGCCGGGTATTTGACCGGCTTTGGCATTGGAGCCGCTATTTTGCCGTTTCTGTCGGATACGGGGAGTAGAGTAGCCTGGAGCCCCATGGTCCCGTTGGTAGTGTTGGCGGTATCTGTTCTGGTAGGGCTTACGGCAGCTATCTACCCTGCCTACAGGGCTACCCGGCTTGACCCTGTGGAAGCGCTGCGGCAGGTATAA
- a CDS encoding heme exporter protein CcmB, with translation MGYWRKVMAIVQKELLNEWHAKENISPMFIFAFLVIVIFAFAFPPLKETTRQVFPGIIWMGLFFACQLGLSKSFTSEKVNDCIMGLMLTPADRTVIFFGKLLANLVFTGLIELTSLPLFFILFDYRMAGSLPLFILIIVLGTVGFISIGTFLAALTSNTRNSEILLPLVLFPILVPVIIGAVKTTALVLSGSLTGEFFLWLKLLAVYDLIFLVVPFMLFDFVLEV, from the coding sequence ATGGGTTACTGGCGTAAAGTCATGGCCATTGTGCAAAAAGAACTGCTTAATGAATGGCATGCGAAAGAGAATATCAGCCCCATGTTTATCTTTGCCTTTCTGGTAATTGTAATTTTCGCTTTTGCCTTTCCTCCTTTGAAAGAGACTACCAGGCAGGTTTTTCCGGGTATTATCTGGATGGGACTGTTTTTTGCCTGTCAGCTTGGCTTAAGCAAGTCTTTTACCAGCGAAAAGGTCAATGACTGTATAATGGGACTGATGCTGACACCTGCGGACCGTACCGTGATTTTTTTCGGTAAACTCCTGGCCAATTTAGTTTTTACAGGGCTCATAGAGCTCACTTCCCTTCCACTTTTCTTCATATTGTTTGATTACCGGATGGCTGGTTCATTGCCCTTATTTATTTTAATAATTGTCTTAGGTACCGTAGGCTTTATTTCCATTGGCACATTTTTAGCAGCACTGACCAGCAATACCAGGAACAGTGAAATTTTACTGCCGCTGGTGCTCTTTCCCATTTTGGTGCCGGTGATTATAGGCGCCGTCAAAACAACTGCTTTGGTTTTGAGCGGCAGCTTAACCGGGGAATTTTTCCTCTGGTTGAAACTCCTGGCTGTCTATGACCTGATTTTTTTAGTGGTGCCTTTTATGCTTTTTGACTTTGTCTTGGAGGTGTAG
- a CDS encoding ABC transporter ATP-binding protein, whose translation MSQIEAIDICKTYQSGEGNVNALNNISLEIEEGDFVALVGPSGSGKSTLLGVLGALNPPTRGKLLIDGIDVYGLKPERRADFRSSYLGFVFQQFHLVPYLTAVENVMLPLAILKYSHSQQLQKAKEVLEKVGLGSKLNRLPNQLSGGEQERVAIARAIVNQPPIILADEPTGALDTATGQEIMELFRTLNNEGMSIVMVTHNPETLHYVHKTVQIRDGEIQQISINGELKCG comes from the coding sequence ATGAGCCAGATTGAGGCAATAGATATTTGCAAAACCTATCAAAGCGGCGAAGGCAACGTTAATGCCCTGAACAATATCTCCTTAGAGATCGAGGAAGGAGATTTCGTGGCTTTGGTTGGCCCGTCGGGTTCTGGAAAAAGTACTTTGCTGGGTGTTTTAGGCGCCTTAAACCCTCCCACCCGGGGTAAACTCTTGATTGACGGCATTGACGTCTATGGCCTTAAACCGGAGCGGCGGGCGGATTTCAGAAGCAGTTACCTGGGATTTGTGTTTCAGCAGTTTCACTTAGTCCCTTATCTGACGGCAGTGGAAAATGTGATGTTGCCCCTGGCAATTTTAAAGTATTCCCACAGCCAGCAGCTGCAAAAAGCCAAAGAGGTGCTGGAAAAAGTGGGCCTCGGTTCCAAACTTAACCGCCTGCCGAACCAGCTCTCCGGAGGGGAGCAGGAACGGGTCGCCATTGCCAGGGCTATTGTCAACCAACCGCCTATTATTTTAGCCGATGAACCCACCGGGGCTTTAGATACAGCCACGGGACAGGAAATAATGGAGCTTTTTAGGACATTAAATAATGAAGGTATGAGCATAGTAATGGTTACTCACAATCCGGAAACATTGCACTATGTACATAAAACGGTGCAGATCAGGGACGGGGAGATTCAGCAAATTTCCATAAATGGTGAACTGAAATGCGGCTAA
- a CDS encoding ABC transporter permease — translation MRLDSIAVKNLTRRSTRTLFLLLIIIIAMGTVASLYSLAGSMKKEIGDTFDEIGPNLIVKPDEDGQAFSYGGVVIPAAGKSSFQLTNAHILAINTIPNRENIAVVAPKLLGTAQAGKDKITVVGVDFPYELKLKKWWTYQGTKPNNAEDLLVGYRLAKRMSWSLGQEVELDGTKFKIAAILDEQGSDDDGVVFMQLLAAQKLLKRENLLSFIEVAAYCTTCPIEQIAAQISRQIPGAQVLTLAEAVQAREESVGKFFKFALVLSIVIILAGALVIALTMMSTVNQRTAEIGIFRAVGFRQSHVFEIILTEALAVGFLGGLFGFSAGIPLARLAAPYVSDLRLYITWDPVLGFAVVVGAAVLTVLASLYPAIKAAQLDPAEALRFV, via the coding sequence ATGCGGTTAGATAGTATAGCTGTGAAAAATCTAACCAGGCGCAGCACCAGGACCTTGTTTTTGCTGCTGATTATCATCATTGCTATGGGGACGGTAGCAAGTCTTTATTCGCTGGCCGGGTCGATGAAAAAGGAGATTGGTGACACTTTTGATGAAATCGGTCCCAATCTAATCGTTAAGCCTGATGAAGACGGACAAGCTTTCAGCTACGGCGGCGTTGTTATTCCTGCTGCCGGCAAGAGTAGTTTTCAATTGACTAACGCGCATATCCTGGCCATCAATACTATTCCCAACCGGGAGAATATTGCCGTTGTGGCTCCCAAACTGCTTGGAACTGCCCAAGCGGGAAAAGATAAAATAACCGTAGTGGGAGTAGACTTTCCCTATGAATTGAAACTGAAAAAATGGTGGACTTACCAAGGCACAAAGCCCAACAATGCGGAAGATCTGTTGGTGGGGTACCGCTTGGCCAAAAGGATGTCCTGGTCTTTAGGGCAGGAAGTGGAACTGGATGGTACCAAGTTTAAAATTGCCGCCATCCTGGATGAGCAGGGAAGCGATGACGACGGCGTTGTCTTTATGCAGCTTCTGGCAGCCCAGAAGCTATTGAAACGGGAAAACCTGCTCAGCTTCATTGAGGTGGCAGCCTATTGCACCACTTGCCCCATTGAGCAGATTGCCGCCCAAATTTCCCGCCAGATTCCCGGCGCCCAGGTGCTTACTCTGGCTGAAGCTGTGCAAGCCAGGGAAGAGTCAGTGGGCAAGTTTTTCAAATTCGCTCTGGTACTGTCCATAGTCATTATTCTGGCCGGTGCTTTGGTGATTGCGCTGACTATGATGTCTACTGTCAACCAGCGGACTGCAGAAATTGGGATATTTAGGGCTGTGGGGTTCAGGCAAAGCCACGTGTTTGAGATTATTCTCACCGAAGCCCTTGCTGTAGGTTTTTTGGGAGGCCTTTTCGGCTTCTCTGCGGGGATTCCTTTGGCCCGGTTGGCAGCCCCTTATGTTTCTGACCTACGGCTTTATATAACATGGGACCCGGTACTTGGTTTTGCTGTGGTGGTGGGAGCTGCTGTGCTTACGGTTTTAGCCAGCCTCTATCCTGCCATTAAAGCGGCACAGCTTGACCCTGCGGAAGCACTGAGGTTTGTGTAA
- a CDS encoding peptidase MA family metallohydrolase — translation MQTFIYTWKRWSFGYKFLLNIILAGMFLFVSVTIRNPAAPRALAYNYLREAVKKSIYFKTWGWNTLEGEHFLLKYQDKDANVARLVLAAAEEAYRPVNEALDYRPVEKIPVIIYPDKAALNKSFGWDADENAMGVYWAGVIRITSPNDWVQDKKHLAQEFMQNGPITHEYAHLVVDYLTRGNYPRWLTEGVAQYLEREVTGFQFPAVEVKDKREFYGFKQMDGLFDTLPNQALAYSQSLAAVEYYIERYGFDSLQGLLLSLGQGKDLHHAFLLNTGRGLDQFEEDFQKWFMATLKSAKAG, via the coding sequence GTGCAGACTTTTATTTATACTTGGAAAAGATGGTCCTTTGGTTATAAATTTTTGCTCAATATAATTTTGGCCGGGATGTTCTTATTCGTAAGCGTGACCATCAGAAATCCTGCCGCCCCGCGCGCTTTAGCATATAACTACCTGCGGGAGGCGGTAAAAAAGAGCATCTACTTCAAAACTTGGGGATGGAATACGCTGGAAGGAGAACATTTTTTGCTTAAATACCAAGATAAGGATGCCAATGTGGCCAGGCTTGTGCTGGCAGCGGCAGAAGAGGCATATCGTCCAGTTAACGAAGCCTTGGATTATAGGCCGGTGGAAAAGATTCCGGTTATTATTTACCCTGATAAAGCAGCACTGAACAAAAGCTTTGGCTGGGATGCCGATGAAAATGCCATGGGCGTGTACTGGGCCGGTGTTATTCGAATCACTTCACCCAACGACTGGGTACAGGATAAAAAGCATTTAGCGCAGGAGTTTATGCAAAACGGCCCTATTACGCATGAATATGCCCATTTGGTCGTGGATTACCTGACCCGGGGGAATTACCCCCGCTGGCTGACGGAAGGAGTGGCTCAGTACTTGGAAAGGGAAGTGACAGGTTTTCAATTCCCCGCTGTAGAAGTAAAAGATAAAAGGGAGTTTTATGGTTTCAAGCAAATGGATGGACTTTTTGACACTTTGCCCAACCAAGCTCTGGCATACAGTCAGTCACTGGCTGCCGTGGAGTATTATATCGAACGCTACGGGTTTGACTCCTTACAAGGCCTGCTCTTGAGTTTAGGACAAGGCAAAGACTTGCATCATGCCTTTCTGCTTAATACAGGCAGGGGCCTTGACCAGTTTGAAGAGGACTTTCAAAAGTGGTTTATGGCAACCCTTAAGTCGGCCAAAGCCGGCTAA
- the ccmA gene encoding heme ABC exporter ATP-binding protein CcmA, translating into MIKAVDLAYKIGGKSILKDINLDVAPGEFVTILGPNGAGKTTLLKLLSLLYKPTGGQIYVDGQLYRDNNELRKKIGVISHNTFLYDNLTAMENLQFYGKLYDVPRLQERIEQVLHEVGLEYAWNDPVRTFSRGMQQRLSIARAILHDPALLLLDEPYTGLDQHAIDILNNVLAQSVGRERTMFLVTHNYEQGLELSERVLILVKGQLVYEAKTAGLTADRFKELYLEHVGGRS; encoded by the coding sequence ATAATTAAGGCAGTAGATCTTGCTTACAAAATTGGTGGCAAGAGCATTTTAAAAGATATCAATCTGGATGTCGCTCCTGGGGAATTTGTAACAATTCTAGGCCCTAATGGCGCCGGCAAGACTACTTTGCTTAAACTTCTTTCTTTGTTGTACAAGCCTACTGGCGGCCAAATTTACGTGGACGGGCAGCTTTACCGGGATAATAATGAGCTGCGCAAAAAAATAGGGGTAATTTCCCACAATACTTTCTTGTACGACAATTTGACAGCCATGGAAAACCTGCAGTTCTACGGGAAGTTGTACGATGTCCCCCGCCTGCAGGAGCGCATCGAACAGGTTTTGCATGAGGTGGGCTTGGAATATGCCTGGAATGACCCTGTACGCACTTTCTCCCGGGGGATGCAGCAGCGGCTTTCCATTGCCAGGGCAATTCTGCATGATCCGGCCCTTTTGCTGTTGGATGAACCCTATACGGGGCTGGACCAGCATGCCATTGACATCCTGAACAACGTTTTGGCTCAATCGGTGGGAAGGGAGCGTACCATGTTTCTGGTGACTCACAATTACGAGCAGGGTTTGGAGCTTAGTGAGCGGGTCTTGATTTTGGTCAAGGGTCAACTGGTTTATGAAGCAAAAACCGCCGGCCTTACGGCAGACCGGTTCAAGGAGTTATATCTGGAACACGTGGGTGGACGATCGTGA
- a CDS encoding BlaI/MecI/CopY family transcriptional regulator, giving the protein MSLHKLFYGFRPDKKGLSKVLGELEAEVMEVVWQKGSASVRDVYDVLRSRRQIAYTTVMTIMGRLADKQLLAKEKQGLAYVYTPIYSKSEFTRSLVQEVLDGLLEDYSDLAFAHFIGRLKEDDEAKLAELEKLLQEKMQKGE; this is encoded by the coding sequence ATGTCTTTACACAAACTTTTTTACGGTTTTAGACCCGACAAAAAAGGACTGAGCAAGGTCTTAGGGGAGCTTGAAGCAGAGGTGATGGAGGTTGTCTGGCAAAAAGGGAGCGCTTCCGTGCGGGATGTTTATGATGTATTGCGCTCACGGAGGCAAATCGCTTATACCACTGTGATGACTATTATGGGCAGGCTTGCTGATAAGCAGCTTTTAGCCAAAGAAAAGCAAGGTCTGGCCTATGTGTATACCCCCATTTACAGTAAAAGCGAATTTACTCGCTCTTTAGTGCAAGAGGTTCTTGACGGGCTGCTGGAGGATTATTCCGACTTGGCTTTTGCCCATTTTATCGGTCGGTTGAAAGAAGACGACGAGGCTAAGCTGGCCGAGCTGGAAAAATTGCTCCAGGAAAAAATGCAAAAAGGGGAATAA
- a CDS encoding CcmD family protein gives MKYVWAAYSIVMVLIFLYTWTLGKRQSKLAQEVSMLQKTLEKQMGR, from the coding sequence ATGAAATATGTATGGGCAGCTTACAGTATAGTCATGGTGCTTATTTTTCTGTACACCTGGACTTTAGGCAAACGTCAGAGTAAATTGGCTCAGGAAGTCAGCATGTTGCAAAAAACTTTAGAAAAACAGATGGGAAGGTAG